The Lathyrus oleraceus cultivar Zhongwan6 chromosome 5, CAAS_Psat_ZW6_1.0, whole genome shotgun sequence genome includes the window gatggcaatccttcattcagaactggggattttgaggtgtgaagatttagtgtgtccatcatacttcactgctgtatttttgtgagtcttgtattagacgtatcttgtaagccaagctattatcacgtagatgattggtatagggtgttcattgagttgtaagtgttgtgtcactctaagcttttaagcgtgagtgttgtgtatcttgattaaagccgttaagcacaatcaagagttgtttgaagtgtgacttcataattgtctttaatattgattaaaggtagtaatcactgaggtgattgagggggagtgagtaggaactctgatcttagtgtaagattgaaattgcattgggtaggtattaagtgatagggttaaacagttggtttaaggtctgaattaatactactgatagtggatttcctccctgacttggtagcccccagacgtaagtcatgttggaccgaactgggtaaacaattacttgtgttatttactgcacttacattttaagttctgcataattcttgtctgcgcagaattggatgtcataacaacccttgtgacatcggaagtatgttaactagaatttcataaATGTTCTGGAAAGGGCATACGAAGAAGCTTGTTGTTGCGTTACTCGAGAGACTTGAGTCTCTAACATCTTATTATGTGTGGATATAGAGTCAACCTTAGACGCCAGCTGTGTAAGAACTTTGTTATGTGCAAATTCTAGTATTTGAAATCCTCGTTTTGCCAAATTTAAGTTATGACAAAGTTTTCCATCAATAATTTGAGGTCATACTTTCTAGAAGCGCGATCCCGCTGACAAAGTTTTCCTATCTATGAGGATTTTAAACTAGGTTATAACAGTTGCCTTAAGGGTTAATGCAAAGAGCTTCCACTTCATAACTCCCTAAGTGTGGTAATAATCTAATATGTTGTCCACATGTTCGACATATTCTTCTGAATCCCCCGTTCCGTCCTAACTATCAAGCTTTGTGGGCTTCTTAAGGGACCTCGGGATCTTGCTGTCAATAGTGCGTATGGAGAACATGTCCTTCTTCTGCGCAGAGGCTCATGTCCATGCCTTGTGCCTCCCTCATCTTCAGGAGTGGCGCGATGACGAGCGACGAGGAAAATGATCTCGAGATCTTCATGTGCTATGAAGTTACAACTATTAAAGTTGGCTACAATATGAATTCTTGGTTACTGCGCGAATCTACATTGCGCATGGTGTTGGCTCTTAGAGGGGTGTACAACAAATTCTCTTCAATCTTAAGTATCTTGCCTGCTAGGGCTTGAGAGTTTTGATGTTGTACGGAATTATAGACAATCTTCAATATATCGACATCTCCTTGCACACATAGGTTAACTTGCACTAGGCGAAGGTTTGGGAGAATCTCCTGTACAGGCATTAACGATTGCAACAGAGGTTACTTTGAAGGTTGGTCTTGGCTAAGATATTGCAAATGTTGGAAGAACGAGATGACTTGTAATGTTCCCTAATAATCTCTCAGAGGAACAAAATCTTCTTGTGTAGGAACAAACAAAGAGGTCATTAAAACTGGATTATCTTCTACAATGAGCGATGGATCGAGTAATCTTCGATGTCACCATGATTTTGTGAGCTCGATATTTGACCCGTTCGAAAAAGAGATCGATGATATTTTAAAAGAAGACCAAAAATTTAAACATTTTCGAACGTCTTTTTATGTGACAATAACTATCGGGTCTTATCCGTGGACCTAGGGAACATTCCAAAATAGAAGTAAGAGTTAAAATATATTGATAAAACATCTATGCTCTCTTAAATTTTGCATTTTGCATTTACGTCCAATCAACTCTCGACATTATCTTGAGGTACTTTCCGGATTAAAAACCGAATAGTCATTTAAAAAATTTAGTGAAAATTTAATTAGTACTCCTACTTGCTATGTGATGAGTCACCTACGTCAATGGAATTTGGTAAGGGTAGCCTACAAATTCCACATTTCCAACTGCTAAAGTAACATTATTTAATCCATCTATATAGTACTACTAAGATACGACTTTTCATTGATGGCTAAGGGTCCCAATTGTACTACTATTGATCATTCATCAAACAAAATATAGCGTGGTCATTGTTCATGGAATTAGGAAAAGTCAGCACATtataataaaaagaaaaaaaactagTCCACAAATCAAGTGCTTGACAACACCAAAAAAagtaataataaataaataaacaaacGTGTTTGCAACGCCAAGCAAAGAGATCTAGAAGAAGCATAGCCTAGTGCCCAccaaaaaaaaatcccaaaagTTATTATTACAAAAGTTAAAAAAGAAATAGTAATACTAATAGTGACTATAGTAacaataatattaataataatattaaaaacaaatattaaatattgtagaaataaaataaaatagttgGTCAACAATTTAGGCCAAATTAGCAACCTAATTTGTCTGCTTTAATTTACGTCGCTTTCATGCCTCCGCCACCCCATGCGACCAACGAAAACCAAAGAAAAGAAAATCACTATCTCTTTTCCTACCGGAGATAATCGATTCTCAAGAAGAAGTGCTTGGGAAAAAACCTCCTTCTCCTCCTCCTCCATGAATATCAGCATTATTGATATCACTATCATTGTTTGGAGGTCTTGGGTTGCTTACAAGTCTCTGAAAAAACAGATTCTCATCTCCTCCTACATGGGTATTAACGTTGCTAGTGCCACTATACATGTTGTAgtgttgttgatattgttgaaGCTGTTGTTGATGCTGGTAGAGAGGATGGGACATCATAGTTTGATTCATAGGGTGGGAAGAAGCCCGTGGGCCGAGTCCAAGGCCGGCCAGAGTTGAGAAATTAGGTGGTGACGACGATGCTGCTGCTGCAAAAGGTGCAATCGGGCCTCCGGTGAACTGTTGCACCATGGCACGGAAATTGGTAGTGTCTGTGTTTAGTAAAGTGGTGGGAGTTCGCCTTGAGGCTCGTGATCTTCGCCGTATGGGCTTTGAGACACGGCCGTCAGGGCCTAAATTTGTGGCGGAGGTTGGTGAGGTTGGGTTTATGGTCTCCGGGGGTAAAGTAGTAGCAGGGGTGGTGTTGGTAGCTATAGTGGTGTAGTTGGGAGGGGTTTGGTTGGGGAAACTTTGGTGGTAGAATTGGAAAAAATCATTTGGTGGATCGGACATGGTTTGGAACATGTCAAGTGACCGTACAAGGAAAGGAAAGGAAGAAGAAGAGTTAGAGGGAAGGAAACATGTGTGTCTTGTTGGGTATATATGGTGgatttttctttttgtttttgttttcgGAAATATACGTAAGTAATATTTTAGTCAAAAGTGTGAACGTGAGGGGAAATCCTAGTTCGGATTTGGGAAAAACAGTAGTACATTCCTAAGGCGGCACCATGTGATTTAGTCATCTGACATGTGACAATAGATTTTTTGGGGTATTAAAAAAGTTGAACTTATAATTCTTTAgcatcatatatatatatatatatatatatatatatatatacttttgTTAATAACCTATGTGAATCACGAGTTTTTTTTCTATTGTTAAAatatgaaaattttgaattttatGAAATTTTCTAATTAGTAAAATATCCATGCAAGGAggataaatttatttaataaaatatgaaatatatatatatatatatatatatatatatatatatatatatatatatatatatatatatatatatatatatttgaaaataaaaaattaatttcttaattaaaaataattaatgattaaaataaaatatatattatcCCGCTAGTGAtctttgaaataaaaaattaatGATGTGCAGTGATATTCAATTTGATATAATATAAAATGTTTTTAGATATATATGTTAATTTATAATGTGTTATTTAATTATAAAATGAACAATGGTCATATAAATTCAATTGTATAAAATAATCATATAGAAAAAGAGACATGTGAGatgaagaaagaaaaaaaagcaCATTTAAAAATACAAAATCTGTTTTTTAAATAAAGATAGGTGTTAACTAAAATTAAATAGTTATTGTCGTGATAGTGACGCGTGGGATGAAAAGTTGTGTGCACTGTTATTGAATGTTATTCAATTTgatataatataaaatatatttaaatacACGTGTCAATTTCAAATGAGTTACTTAATTATAAAATAATACAAATTATgaattttatatataataattataaaataattatatttttattttaaataaatttttatattttaaagagaaataagatgtttttattttaaatacttttGTATTTTAATACAAATTACTTGAGTTAAGAGaagaaaataaagagaaataAAGTTAAAACAAAAAGTGAGAAATGAATGAGATGGGAAAATGATATAgttttaactttttttttaacatttgttaattaaaaatatatctttctattaatataattttttgaaaagaaaatgaTATATTAAAAACATGgtaatttattt containing:
- the LOC127083372 gene encoding VQ motif-containing protein 22 — its product is MFQTMSDPPNDFFQFYHQSFPNQTPPNYTTIATNTTPATTLPPETINPTSPTSATNLGPDGRVSKPIRRRSRASRRTPTTLLNTDTTNFRAMVQQFTGGPIAPFAAAASSSPPNFSTLAGLGLGPRASSHPMNQTMMSHPLYQHQQQLQQYQQHYNMYSGTSNVNTHVGGDENLFFQRLVSNPRPPNNDSDINNADIHGGGGEGGFFPSTSS